A stretch of the Papaver somniferum cultivar HN1 chromosome 6, ASM357369v1, whole genome shotgun sequence genome encodes the following:
- the LOC113290909 gene encoding uncharacterized protein LOC113290909, protein MGNCCKRESSMSWGGDDWDCFESESSKETQRCSGKTNQKADTKKEDKNLFTCETSKCHKNVMSPSTEVKIRITKKELEELLGKIDVQGLSMEQILTQLIKTHEDHQSWRPALSSIPEVN, encoded by the coding sequence ATGGGGAATTGTTGTAAACGTGAATCATCTATGTCATGGGGTGGTGATGATTGGGATTGTTTTGAATCAGAAAGTTCGAAAGAAACACAACGGTGCAGTGGAAAAACGAACCAGAAGGCAGATACTaagaaagaagacaagaatttgtTTACGTGTGAGACCAGTAAGTGTCATAAGAATGTTATGAGTCCATCTACAGAAGTTAAGATTAGGATTACAAAGAAAGAATTGGAAGAATTGCTTGGGAAAATTGATGTACAAGGCTTATCCATGGAGCAAATTCTTACTCAATTGATCAAAACTCATGAAGATCATCAGTCTTGGAGACCTGCTTTATCGAGTATCCCGGAAGTGAATTAA